The proteins below come from a single Oxyura jamaicensis isolate SHBP4307 breed ruddy duck chromosome 1, BPBGC_Ojam_1.0, whole genome shotgun sequence genomic window:
- the LOC118161618 gene encoding E3 SUMO-protein ligase RanBP2-like — translation MLRRSKAEVDRYVASVQATAPSSREKSLKGFLFAKLYFEVKEYELAKSYISTYLNVQERDPKAHRFLGQIYEAEDNIEKAFGCYKRSVELNPTQKDLVLKIAELLCNNDVTDERAKYWVEKAAKLFPGSPAVYKLKEQLLDCKGEDGWNQLFDLIQAELYARPDDIYINIRLVALYRSNNRLRDAVVHCQEAKKKIPLQSSLEWCSCVIETFEEYLESVQDLESDKSNWRTIKKDHLLAYCSFLKVTLSSRDVQECRDALKSLDRVLHSVKTYVNGTDELSRTFIEMKGQLYMHAGTLLLKMAQDSELQWREACELAALCYLISFQVPKPKSKLIQGEHTGQDTLELLACDRKSQSGHMLLKLSHGKEDFLKEVVESWANKSGLSTLFNSLFKSGGASRERSFLGTDDIGNVSTQAPVQAELHKYDLGAVRTHNGSLQHLVWLCFQWILMSTLPPVRRWLKQLFHLPQETSRLETDAPESICLLDLEVFLLGVVFTSNLQLQKKFNARYSAHQPQFLPLPVCKQLYTEKQRAWWDAVRTLTQRKTISGTAVKLRLVVQHGISTLRALERHGLQPALIIHWAKTLQKTGISLNSFYDQKEYIGRSVYYWKRVLLMLEIVKKKRSIPEPTDPLFKHFRSVDIQVSQVTVYEEEARIAFATLDAVDGRTDDALLAFEAIKDVVSYWNLAIIFQRKAEEIENDAMLPEEQEEHKAYLFKSKHYLMKILDESSSDMSVTEKLPVSVETVREMLDAVIQELGENDEEGSLAFGNDLSPAVDSEVKHSTPLTDKFSVSPTKSYKFSPKNPPQWAEDHRSILQMICQQVEALKNEMQKMKHNNSNSNVSSHRWPGESYGTDTMSDSYQRAQNLHEAPLTVATTGPSVYYSQSPAYNSQYLLRTTATNVTPTKAPVYGMNRLAPQQHLYAYQQPIHTPPLQNTSACVFPQDLYGTSLHFDAPGIISPRGTGDYYNYSVPQANTNPQLPGPGYFTKPSVAPTTLKPAESKVKELPKSKFGQPGTVEGSKTRLPTPAQSSQPTTFKFNTNFKSNDGDFTFSSPQAATQPANAGLNSSESLLGLLTSDKPLQDDRYAEQKAANNHTTGQRNAFNFGNKHISGIPFTEGVAQNAHKNLAFERSDMFSFQEPSKSLFMTSTSDLANRSHETEGGSTLGDESDDGPHFDPVVPLPDKIEVKTGEEDEEEFFCNRAKLFRFDAESKEWKERGIGNVKILKHKVSGKFRLLMRRDQVLKICANHYINTDMKLTPNAGSDRSFVWHALDYADELPKPEQLAIRFKTPEEAMLFKSKFEESQNILKTLGSNVDTSVTQSSGTARETNQDIKKSNGSTSGTLNSAFQFPKDGVTSESGNKVSLASAPTASALPTFSFKKEAQQTFSSGGFGQSPLKDQWECKVCLVPNEATAKTCVSCQSPNADTWQTHGTPSAESTASFKATGNTVQDKFGSAFAKKEGQWDSSIRSVRNEPVASQNPSKMNTEVSSQISFKFVLDSPKTVQNDLGTASSKKEGQGDCSVGLVQNEANDENCHSCQNPKSQSQPDVPLSTVQTPSAPSFSSVADATKPQKNSFAELFAKKEGQWDCDVCLVRNEGSSPACVACQTPNPSGKSASDASSTSTSDLKSKLSEPAKGQLGTGFKCDFSGKGFKFGHAEQGKTPAFTFQIPADSEAKSAKEGFNFSMSVPPSGFKFDIQEPSKNATKKDDPSKESTAGFLTNLDEKDKKELLSDSGTSPQSQETASKEKVDFVFGQNSNAFTFAELAKSTPGEGFQFGKKDPNFKGFSGAGEKLFSSQVSKDDHKASTSADLGEKDDDVYKTEDSDDIHFDPIVQMPEKVEPFTGEEDEKVLYSQRVKLFRFDPETSQWKERGVGNLKILKNEVNGKVRILMRREQVLKVCANHWITTTMNLKQLSGSDKAWMWMASDFSDGDAKLEQLAAKFKTPEQAEEFKQKFEECQRLLLDIPLQTPHKLVDTGRTAQLIQKAEEMKSGLKDLKTFLTDDKTKLTEEENVNSASASSTSDLVVKPHAESTGPALEWDNCDLREEALDDSVSSSVYASPLASSPVRKNLFRFGESTTGFNFSFKSALSPSKSPSKQNQSRTSVGTDEDSDVTQDEERDGQYFEPVVPLPDLVEVTSGEENEQVVFSHRAKLYRYDKDTNQWKERGIGEIKILQNYDNKQVRIVMRRDQVLKLCANHRITPDMNMQQMKGSDRAWVWTACDFADGERKVELLAVRFKLQDVADSFKQIFDEVKNAQETGTLITPLSSRANTPKESPCGKNAVAVLEETTRERTDLSHGDDTCDVTVEASEVSSTSETPTKTVVSPPKFVFGSESVKSIFSNEKSKTFTFGNTSATGSLFGFSFNPPRKGEDNTPTSQKEVAGPRSSSALQKPQDSKADNLATSTHISPANFSFKILEKGFNFSLFKSNPMAFWTSTPSLQPDSKAEEKTTVPEDDPPSDEVIIVYELTPTPEQRALAGFLKLPSTFFCYKNKPGYVSEEDDDEDYETAVKKLNGRLYQEEKRKLQGHAKDMSENTTENKIISFGSGNTSDLSFADLASRNSGDFAFGSKDKDFRWANTGATVFGAQKTSKADEDEGDSGDEVVHNDDIHFDPIVSLPEVEVKSGEEDEEILFKERAKLYRWDRDATQWKERGVGEIKILFHTQKLCYRVLMRREQVLKVCANHVITKEMNLVPSDTSNNALIWTATDYADGQLKVEQLAVRFKSQEMAATFKKVFEDCQGSLSKLKKGLPAGLSKDTNPVVYFEVSADDKPLGRVTMELFSNIVPQTAENFRALCTGEKGFGFKNTKFHRIVTDFVCQGGDITNHDGTGGRSIYGDKFEDENFELKHTGPGLLSMANRGRDTNNSQFFITLKKAEHLDFKHVVFGFVKDGMDVVKKIESFGSPKGLVSGRVVITDCGQI, via the exons GAATACCTGGAATCTGTACAAGACTTGGAGTCTGATAAAAGTAATTGGAGAACTATCAAGAAAGATCATCTGCTGGCCTATTGCAGCTTTCTTAAAGTGACACTATCTTCTAGAGATGTTCAAGAATGCAGAGACGCACTCAAAAG TCTTGATCGTGTGCTTCACTCAGTGAAAACATATGTGAATGGGACTGACGAGTTGTCTCGTACCTTCATTGAAATGAAAGGACAGTTATACATGCATGCTGGAACTTTGCTACTGAAAATGGCTCAGGACAGTGAGTTACAATGGAGAGAGGCATGTGAGCTGGCAGCATTGTGTTACTTGATAAGTTTCCAG GTTCCTAAACCAAAGTCAAAACTAATACAAGGGGAGCATACTGGACAAGATACGCTGGAATTGTTGGCCTGTGATCGGAAAAGCCAGTCAG gtCATATGCTGCTGAAATTGAGCCATGGCAAGGAAGACTTCCTGaaagaggttgtggaatctTGGGCAAACAAAAGTGGTTTATCTACACTGTTTAATAGTCTCTTCAAGAGTGGAGGAGCTTCCAGAGAGAGGTCTTTCCTTGGTACAGATGATATCGGAAACGTCAGTACACAAGCACCAGTGCAAGCTGAACTTCATAAATACGATCTTG GTGCCGTTCGAACGCACAATGGTAGTCTCCAGCATCTTGTGTGGCTTTGTTTCCAGTGGATTTTGATGTCAACATTACCCCCAGTGCGTAGATGGCTAAAACAACTTTTTCACTTGCCCCAAGAAACATCAAGACTAGAGACAGATGCTCCTGAATCCATTTGCCTGTTAGACCTTGAA GTATTTCTGCTTGGAGTGGTATTCACTAGCAATTTACAATTGCAAAAGAAGTTTAACGCTCGCTACAGTGCACACCAGCCTCAGTTCTTACCATTGCCAGTATGCAAACAGCTCtacactgaaaagcaaagagcCTGGTGGGATGCTGTTCGTACTCTTACgcagagaaaaacaat ATCAGGAACAGCGGTAAAACTGAGGCTTGTAGTACAGCATGGGATAAGTACTCTACGAGCACTGGAGAGACATGGCCTTCAACCTGCCTTAATTATACACTGGgcaaaaacactgcaaaaaacT GGCATTAGCCTTAACTCATTTTATGACCAGAAGGAATACATTGGACGAAGTGTTTACTACTGGAAGAGAGTCTTGCTTATGCTGGAAATAGTCAAAAAGAAGAGGAGCATTCCTGAACCTACTGATCCTCTCTTCAAACATTTCCGTAGTGTTGACATTCAG GTCTCACAGGTTACAGTCTATGAAGAAGAGGCACGTATAGCATTTGCAACCTTGGATGCAGTTGATGGCAGAACTGATGATGCTTTGTTAGCATTTGAAGCTATTAAGGATGTCGTTTCATACTGGAATCTTGCTATA ATCTTCcaaagaaaggcagaggagaTTGAGAATGATGCCATGTTGccagaagaacaagaagaacaCAAAGCctatctttttaaaagcaagcattATCTAATGAAGATCTTAGATGAAAGCTCCTCAGATATGTCAGTAACTGAGAAA CTGCCGGTATCTGTTGAAACTGTGAGGGAAATGTTGGACGCAGTGATTCAGGAACTCGGAGAGAATGATGAAGAGGGAAGTCTTGCCTTCGGAAATGATCTGTCACCAGCTGTAGATTCAGAGGTGAAACATTCTACTCCATTGACTGATAAGTTCTCTGTCTCACCAACTAAGAGCTACAAG TTTTCTCCTAAAAATCCCCCTCAGTGGGCAGAAGATCACAGATCTATACTTCAAATGATCTGTCAGCAAGTGGAAGCTTTAAAG AATGAGatgcaaaaaatgaaacacaataaTTCCAACTCGAATGTATCATCTCATCGGTGGCCTGGTGAAAGCTACGGAACAGATACTATGTCAGATAGCTATCAGAGAGCACAAAATCTTCATGAAGCTCCATTAACAG TTGCTACTACTGGCCCATCTGTTTACTATAGCCAGTCACCTGCCTATAACTCTCAGTATCTTCTCAGAACTACTGCGACCAATGTAACACCAACAAAG GCACCGGTCTATGGCATGAACAGACTTGCACCTCAGCAACACTTATATGCTTATCAACAACCAATCCATACACCACCTCTGCAAAACACTTCTGCTTGTGTGTTTCCCCAAGACTTATATGGCACGTCTTTGCATTTTGATGCTCCTGGGATCATTTCACCTCGTGGGACTGGTGATTATTACAATTACAGTGTTCCACAGGCAAACACAAATCCACAGCTACCTGGACCTGGCTATTTCACAAAGCCTTCAGTTGCACCGACAACTTTAAAACCTGCAGAATCAAAAGTGAAAGAACTTCCAAAATCTAAATTTGGACAGCCAGGAACAGTAGAAGGGTCAAAAACACGTCTGCCAACACCAGCACAGTCAAGTCAACCAACAACTTTTAAATTCAACACTAACTTCAAGTCTAATGATGGAGACtttaccttttcttctcctcaagCTGCAACGCAGCCTGCTAATGCAGGTCTTAATAGCAGTGAAAGTCTTTTGGGTCTTCTGACATCTGATAAACCGTTACAAGATGATAGATATGCTGAGCAAAAAGCAGCTAACAACCACACAACTGGTCAAAGAAATGCATTCAATTTTGGCAATAAACATATTTCAGGCATCCCTTTTACTGAAGGTGTGGCACAGAATGCACATAAAAACCTGGCTTTTGAGCGGAGTGATATGTTTAGTTTCCAAGAACCAAGCAAGTCTTTATTTATGACTTCAACTTCTGATTTGGCCAATAGAAGTCATGAAACAGAGGGAGGAAGCACCCTTGGAGATGAGAGTGATGATGGTCCTCATTTTGATCCTGTGGTGCCCCTCCCTGACAAGATTGAAGTAAAGACAGGtgaggaagatgaagaagaatTCTTCTGCAACAGAGCCAAACTGTTTCGTTTTGATGCAGAATCTaaggaatggaaagaaaggggtattggaaatgtgaaaatactgaAGCATAAAGTATCTGGCAAATTCCGTCTCTTAATGAGACGGGACCAAGTACTGAAAATCTGTGCAAATCACTACATAAATACTGATATGAAATTAACGCCAAATGCTGGATCAGATAGGTCATTTGTATGGCATGCTTTGGATTATGCAGACGAGTTGCCAAAACCAGAACAGCTTGCAATTCGGTTTAAAACACCAGAGGAAGCAATGCTTTTCAAAAGTAAGTTTGAGGAgtcacagaacattttaaaaaccttaGGATCAAATGTTGACACATCTGTGACTCAGAGTAGTGGGACTGCAAGAGAAACAAATCAGGATATCAAGAAGTCTAATGGATCAACCTCAGGGACCCTGAACTCTGCATTTCAGTTCCCAAAAGATGGAGTGACCAGTGAATCTGGTAACAAAGTCAGTCTTGCATCTGCGCCAACTGCATCTGCCCTTCCCACTTTCTCATTCAAAAAGGAAGCTCAGCAAACCTTTTCTTCTGGTGGGTTTGGACAGTCACCCTTGAAGGATCAATGGGAATGTAAGGTATGTTTAGTTCCAAATGAAGCAACTGCAAAGACTTGTGTATCGTGCCAAAGCCCAAATGCAGATACGTGGCAAACACATGGCACCCCATCAGCTGAATCTACTGCAAGTTTCAAAGCCACCGGTAACACTGTGCAGGACAAATTTGGATCTGCCTTTGCTAAAAAGGAAGGTCAGTGGGACAGCAGCATCCGTTCAGTGAGAAACGAACCTGTTGCCTCCCAGAATCCAAGCAAAATGAATACAGAAGTATCTTCtcaaatttcctttaaatttgtATTAGATTCTCCAAAAACCGTTCAAAATGACTTAGGAACTGCTTCTTCTAAAAAAGAAGGTCAGGGGGACTGCTCTGTAGGCCTAGTCCAAAATGAAGCCAATGATGAAAACTGTCATTCTTGCCAGAATCCTAAATCACAAAGTCAACCAGATGTGCCTCTGTCTACTGTTCAGACAccttctgctcccagcttcAGTTCTGTTGCTGATGCAACTAAGCCACAGAAGAATTCATTTGCAGAGCTTTTTGCTAAAAAGGAAGGTCAGTGGGATTGTGATGTTTGTCTTGTAAGGAATGAAGGTTCTTCACCAGCCTGTGTAGCTTGTCAAACACCAAATCCATCTGGTAAGTCTGCTAGTGATGCTTCATCAACATCTACTTCTGATTTGAAAAGTAAACTATCTGAACCTGCCAAAGGACAACTGGGAACAGGTTTTAAGTGTGATTTCTCAGGAAAGGGCTTTAAGTTTGGTCATGCTGAGCAAGGCAAGACACCAGCATTTACGTTTCAAATTCCTGCTGATTCTGAAGCGAAGTCTGCAAAGGAAGGATTTAACTTTTCAATGTCAGTGCCTCCAAGTGGATTTAAATTTGACATACAGGAACCTAGCAAAAATGCCACTAAGAAAGATGATCCATCCAAAGAGTCTACAGCTGGCTTCTTAACAAATCTtgatgaaaaagacaaaaaggaactGCTTTCAGATAGTGGAACTTCCCCCCAATCTCAAGAAACTGCAAGCAAGGAGAAAGTTGACTTTGTTTTTGGCCAAAATAGCAATGCTTTTACTTTTGCCGAGCTTGCAAAAAGTACTCCTGGGGAAGGCTTCCAATTTGGCAAAAAGGACCCTAACTTCAAAGGCTTCTCAGGTGCAggtgaaaagctgttttcttcacagGTTTCTAAAGATGATCACAAAGCAAGCACCTCTGCTGACCTTGGTGAGAAGGATGATGATGTGTATAAGACTGAGGATAGCGATGATATCCATTTTGATCCTATAGTTCAGATGCCTGAAAAAGTAGAACCGTTCACAGGAGAGGAAGATGAGAAAGTGCTATACTCACAAAGAGTGAAGCTGTTCAGGTTTGATCCAGAAACAAGCCAGTGGAAAGAACGTGGGGTGGGCAACCTGAAGATTCTTAAAAACGAGGTTAATGGCAAAGTAAGAATATTAATGCGACGTGAGCAAGTACTGAAGGTGTGTGCAAATCACTggataacaacaacaatgaacTTGAAACAGCTCTCTGGCTCAGACAAAGCGTGGATGTGGATGGCCAGTGACTTCTCTGATGGTGATGCGAAGCTGGAACAGCTGGCAGCAAAATTCAAAACACCGGAGCAGGCTGAGGAATTCAAACAGAAGTTTGAAGAATGTCAGAGGCTACTACTAGATATACCACTGCAGACACCCCACAAACTTGTCGATACAGGTAGGACAGCTCAACTtatacagaaagcagaagaaatgaagagtGGCTTAAAAGatctcaaaacatttctgacagaTGACAAAACTAAActgacagaagaggaaaatgtaaaCTCTGCTTCTGCCAGCAGTACTTCTGATTTGGTTGTAAAGCCCCATGCTGAAAGTACTGGGCCTGCTTTGGAATGGGATAACTGTGATTTGCGTGAGGAAGCATTGGATGACAGCGTAAGTAGCTCCGTGTATGCATCACCTCTTGCAAGTAGCCCTGTACGGAAAAATCTGTTTAGATTTGGAGAGTCTACTACAGGctttaatttcagctttaaatCTGCCTTGAGCCCATCCAAATCTCCTTCCAAGCAGAACCAGAGCAGAACGTCTGTAGGCACAGATGAAGATTCTGATGTTACTCAAGACGAGGAGAGAGATGGGCAGTACTTCGAACCTGTGGTACCTCTGCCTGACCTCGTGGAAGTGACCAGTGGTGAGGAAAACGAGCAAGTTGTCTTCAGTCACAGAGCTAAACTCTACAGATATGACAAAGACACTAATCAGTGGAAAGAGAGAGGTATTGGGGAGATCAAGATACTGCAGAACTATGACAACAAACAAGTGCGTATAGTAATGAGAAGGGACCAGGTACTAAAACTCTGTGCCAATCATAGAATAACACCAGATATGAATATGCAACAAATGAAAGGATCTGACAGAGCGTGGGTATGGACCGCATGTGACTTTGCAGATGGAGAACGGAAAGTTGAGCTTCTAGCTGTGCGATTCAAACTGCAGGATGTGGCAGACTCATTTAAGCAGATTTTTGATGAAGTAAAGAATGCCCAAGAGACAGGCACACTGATAACACCTCTTTCTTCTCGTGCCAATACACCAAAAGAATCTCCATGTGGTAAAAATGCTGTAGCTGTACTGGAAGAAACTACTAGAGAAAGAACTGACCTCAGCCATGGCGATGATACTTGTGACGTAACTGTAGAGGCCTCAGAGGTGTCGAGCACATCTGAAACGCCAACAAAAACAGTGGTTTCTCCTCCGAAGTTCGTATTCGGATCTGAATCTGTCAAGAgcattttcagtaatgaaaagtCAAAGACATTCACGTTTGGAAATACTTCAGCCACTGGTTCTCTCTTTGGGTTCAGCTTTAATCCTCCAAGAAAAGGTGAAGACAATACTCCAACATCGCAGAAGGAAGTAGCTGGACCAAGAAGCTCCAGTGCACTGCAGAAGCCTCAAGACAGCAAGGCAGACAACTTGGCTACTTCGACACATATTAGCCCAGCCaacttctcatttaaaattctggaaaaaG gatttAATTTTAGCCTTTTTAAATCTAATCCAATGGCCTTTTGGACAAGCACACCTTCCTTGCAACCTGACAGTAAAG CTGAGGAGAAGACAACAGTGCCAGAAGATGACCCTCCATCTGATGAGGTTATAATTGTTTACGAGTTAACACCTACCCCTGAGCAGAGAGCTCTTGCTGGCTTTCTTAAACTACCTTCAACGTTCTTCTGCTATAAGAATAAGCCTGGATATGTGAGTGAGGAGGATGATG ATGAAGACTATGAAACAGCTGTTAAGAAACTTAATGGAAGACTCTatcaagaagagaaaaggaaattgcaaGGTCATGCTAAAGATATGTCTGAAAACACaacag aaaacaaaatcatctcATTTGGATCTGGCAATACCTCAGACTTGTCATTTGCAGATCTGGCTTCCAGAAACTCTGGAGACTTTGCTTTTGGGTCAAAAG ATAAAGACTTTAGATGGGCGAACACTGGAGCAACCGTATTTGGAGCACAGAAAACCAGCAAAGCAGATGAAGATGAAGGTGATAGCGGTGATGAAGTCGTACATAATGATGATATCCACTTTGACCCCATTGTTTCCTTACCAGAG GTGGAAGTAAAATCAggagaagaagatgaagaaattcttttcaAAGAGAGAGCCAAACTTTATAGATGGGACAGAGATGCTACTCAGTGGAAGGAGCGTGGTGTTGGAGAAATAAAGATCTTATTCCATACTCAGAAGTTATGTTACAGAGTCCTAATGAGAAGGGAACAAGTTCTTAAAGTGTGTGCAAACCATGTAATTACCAAGGAAATGAATTTAGTACCTTCAGATACATCAAACAATGCTTTAATTTGGACAGCCACGGATTATGCAG atggtCAACTAAAAGTAGAACAACTTGCAGTGAGGTTTAAAAGTCAAGAAATGGCTGCTACTTTCAAGAAGGTATTTGAGGACTGCCAGGGAAGCTTATCAAAACTGAAGAAGGGACTGCCAGCAGGACTGTCAAAGGACACCAACcctgttgtttattttgaagtttctgCTGATGACAAACCTTTAGGACGTGTAACCATGgagctgttttcaaatattgtccctcaaacagctgaaaatttCAGGGCCCTGTGCACAGGAGAGAAAGGATTTGGATTCAAGAACACCAAATTTCACAGAATAGTTACTGACTTTGTGTGTCAG ggagGTGATATAACTAACCATGATGGAACAGGTGGACGGTCAATTTATGGAGATAAATTTGAAGATGAGAACTTTGAGTTGAAGCACACTGGTCCTGGATTGCTGTCAATGGCAAATAGGGGTCGGGATACAAATAACTCTCAGTTCTTCATAACTCTCAAAAAAGCAGAACACTTGGACTTTAAACATgtggtgtttggttttgtgaaAGATGGAATGGATGTTGTGAAAAAGATCGAATCCTTTGGTTCTCCCAAAGGGTTAGTAAGTGGAAGAGTTGTCATTACAGACTGTGGGCAAATATAG